The Tenrec ecaudatus isolate mTenEca1 chromosome 8, mTenEca1.hap1, whole genome shotgun sequence DNA window GTCATTTATTCCTCCATTGAGGCCCGAGTCCACTGCCAGCCACTCAATTCTGCGCTCCTGCAGGACAGCATAGagtgcccccctgccccccccccccccagtgtttccaaggctggaaatctttccaggagcaggctgCCACATTTGTATCCCTGGTGGAGACCAACAAATAGGAACTGCCAGCAGCTGCACACATCACCCACCACGCCATCAGGCCTTGCTTCATGGCACCTCTGTGGGTTGTTCATCAAGTTCAAACCTTTGCATCCCACAGAGACCCTTTGGTGTGTAAAGCAAACTGTGAACAATGTCACATTTCAAACGATGGCAGATTTGTTGTCCACATTATTCTCTTTACACATCAAGATAGCAGCATGATTCGGAAGAAGAGCAGTTtactaacctggctgataaaatgCTCTTTCCTCACATGCCTGGAAATGTAGCGGATGGAATCAGCGGCCTTTTCCAAGaaagccaccaggacttcttcccCATCGCTCCTTGGTTTGTGCTTCCTTTTCTCCTGGACGTTCGCTTCCCCCACTAGCTGACTCTCATCGTCATCTGGGAAAGAGTAGCGATCCACAGGATCTTTCATGCAAAGTAATTTCGGGAGTTTTTGGAGAAATAGTCTCTTAACCCAGGGCGCCATGGGATGGTAGGTTGAGGAGGAGCGATGGTGCACATTGATGACAAAAACAGTCACAATGATAGACAGCGTGACAAAAATCATAATGAACAGGAGGTACTCTCCAATGAGAGGAATGacctttgaagaagatgggattATTTCTTCAATTACTAAAAGAAAAACTGTCAGGGAAACCAACACAGATGTGGACAAGGAAAGTTTTTCCCCTTCGTCAGAAGGCAGGTAGAAGACGAGAATGGTCAGGAAAGAGAGCCCGAGGCAGGGGATGATCAGGAAGAGGGTGTAGAACAAGGGCAGGCGCCTCAGCACAAACGAGTACGTAATAAATGGATAGGAATATAAACCTGCTCTTCGGTTTCCCTTCATCCCTTTAGCATTCAATATTTCCCACTCTCCATTGTCGAAGAAGTCTTTCCTGTCCACGTTCTCGTTGATCAAAATGAGGTCAACCATGGTACCGTCATAAGTCCAGGACCCAAACTTCATGGAACAGTTCTGTCGGTCAAACGGGAAAAACGTGACGTCCATGGTGCACGAGCTTTTATAACTGGCAGGAGGCGTCCAAACGACGGTTCCGTCGTGCTTCACGACGACTTTGGTCATGAGAGAGCCTTCAAAACGTCCATCGGCGCTGGAATTAAAGCAGCTGCACTTTAGTGGTCTGTTAGCACGGAGGTCTGGTTGTTTTTTTAGCCCGTGACTGTCTTATTTGTAGCTTACTACTTTCTTACTACAGGAGTGTGTCAAACCCTATCTTTAAATGCAAGCATTCGGATGGTCAGTAAGAAGGACCAcacagaagtacagcaagaaaggAATGCACGGCTGCACATTATACTGAAAGAGTGCATCCAAATGAAGATCCCTCGTCCTCGTCCGAAACTAACCAATGCCCTACCCCTCGGCGATACTTACTTTTCAAAGAGAACTATGTCGGGAAGCCAGAGGGTTTCTGATGGAACTTTAATTGAACGGATTCCACCATATTCATCAGGATCCCAGCGTAATTTGTGGTCTGTCCATTCCTGTGTGAAATTCATACatttagttttactctgaaaattCATTGTATTAGACTTTGGGTTCTGTCTGTTAATTTACTGATGTAGTATTTTAATAAGAAGCATTTGCTTTAGACCTTATGACCCTACCTGGGATTCAGGAGTCATAAGATACAATTTGAGCAAGCCCATCTCTGAACGTGCCCAGCGCCTGTATCTTAGCCATCTGGTATTTTTAAAATGGTCTCATATATCTTAAATGAAGaagctcaacaacaacaacaaaattccacTGACTTATGATTTATTTTTCTACATGATTTTCTCTTAAAAagtaaccaaacccaaacccacaccaACCCAAATTTCTAGGCGAGTTGGTGAAATGGTATTTTAATCTTTTGGTCATGGGTATCAAACAATTGTGAACACCACTGAAGCTTCTTGGAGGAAGACCATGCATTAGGTTAACATGGAGCATGCGGTATACCAGGACTACATATTACAACTTTTATCCAAAGGGGGAAAATACTTTCCAAATATTTCCTTTTAAGCCTTAATCTATATGTGGCAAATGCTGTTACCCACTTCCTTACCACAACAATAATGATGATAATAAAACTCTATGCACCAcaacagagccctggtgatgcatccTGAAAGGCCAGCAATTCTCACCCGCCGCAAGTTCTGTAGGAGAAAAGAACCCGGTGACCTGCCCTGGCACAACGGCAGCCTGGGAAGCACCATAGGGCAATGCTATGCTGCCatccagggtctctgtgagcgaGAATTGGCTCAAAGGCACAAAGCCACCATAGCACGCACCATCTATTTTGCTGTGAGTTTGACTTTCATGTTATTTTAAGATGCTCCATTTAAAAATCAATACTATGACAGTAAGAAACACTACCAGAAGTAAAACACGGCTTCATTTGAATTTTGCTTTGGGATTCCCAATTCAGATGTAAATTCTATTCCTAGCCTCCAGATACTTGCCTATCTTCCGCCTAATAGAGTAAGATGCTTAAACAAATTTATAGAGGTTGATGGGTCTGGATGAACAGATCTGGCCATTAGTTGATTGGATTACAACAATCAGAAGCTTGATTGAGCTGTAAGAGTgtattttatttacaaaaatctTATGAAATATCCCCATAAAATTAAATTCTTGCATCCCTCGGTCCTTGTGCGGACCATTGAGTCATGATGAAGGTCACATGAAATGATTTCAGAGAGGTCGAAGGGGTGCCCAGTGTGAGGCTTCCGGGAGCCTGTGATGCTAACTTTGTTATGAAAAAATCAGGAGTCGGCAGATAGATGATTTCAATAGATGGCGAAACCCTGAAATATGCATGATGCCTGGAAATTGATGTAAGCCTACAACCCAGAGGAGACATGGTTCATCTTAGACAACATTTGTGAAGCTTGactctttaaaaagaaattaaaatctaTGGGCCCTCAAAAAGATATAATCTATAGCAAAAAAACATTGCGTGACTACGGATGCCAGAAAGGACTCTGAAAACTTGCCCTTGAACATAGAGCAGCTGGAATAAAGAGAAGAAGCAACTGAAGTAAAAGTGCTGAACAGAAGATGTCAAGGACACAGAGTACGCCATCTTACAATGACTTGAGTAAAGTATATAGCTGGCTCTCAAAGACAAGATAAAGTGTAAAAATAATTATgcaaagacttgaagttagaaagccaaggagggaggggaaaaaaaaagaggacctgatgcaagtggcttaagtggagagcaaatgctttgagaatgattggggctcggaagctaagcagggtcgggcctggttagtacttggatgggagaatgattggggcagggaatgtatggatgtgctttatacaattgatgtatgtatatgtatggattgtgataagagttgtatgagtccctaataaagtgtaaaacaagaaaagaggagaaaaaaatgattagggcaaagactgtacagatgtgctttatacaattgatgtatgtatatgtatgaactgtgataagaattgtatgagccccaataaattgttaaaaaaaaaaaaaagaaagccaaaagaGTAAAACAGGCTTGACATTTCTCAAGCAAAAAGAACtgcagaaaaaaattcaagacttGAGTTGACTATTAAATGATTCTGTGGGCataaaaacctcaacaaaatgATGTTTATTCCACATGTATTTAAAGAGCACCTTCTATAAGCCaactggagccttggtggcatagtgggttatcacaagttcagcagtttgaaaccaccagccacgaggagactttctactcctgaaaattagtacatttcaattacggtattggtgaagaatattgaatattccctgCAATCCTACAAGAACAAGcaactttgtcttggaagaagtatagtcagaatactCTCTAGGAAGGAGGATGGGAAGAGTGTGTCTCAcgcccttggaaaaggacatcatgcttggtcaagcagagggtcaGAGACAAAGGGGAAGAGGAGTGATTgacgtagtggctgcaacaagggcttaAGCATAACAATCACGAGGAGGCTAAAGGACCTGGCAGTTGTAGTAAGGTCCTTATGCGTTAGAACTAACCCAGTGgcacccaacaatgacaacaacatgggtaaaatattgaactcCTCGGGAAGAATCCAAAGAAGACGGAAGGAAGAATTGCTgtacttgaaaaaaaaattggtcgacattcaaccatttcagaaggtaacatatgatcaagagctgATGACATTAAGGGAAaaatccaagttgcactgaaggtattGGCGAAGGCTCTGGTAATTGATAAAATGCCAACTGAAATGGTTTAATGAATGAACACAAACCAGAGATGCTCACTcaactatgccaaggaatttggaagacacctCCTTGGCCAATCAAttgcaagagatccatatttgtgccgatTCTAACAGAATGGGAACATTATCGAACAATaccattaatgtcacatgcaagtaaaattttgctgaagataaaattgtACAATTTCATTCTCAGGGAACTGGcaggaattcaagccagattcagaggaggacatggaatCATTGCTGAGATCAACTAGATCttgactggaaacagagaataccGGAGAGaggtttacctgtgtttcatcaactatgcaaaggcattggattATGTGGAATCTAATACATTTTAGATAATACTGTGAAAAATAGGAGTTCCAGAATATTTGATGGTTCTCAGGCAGAAACTATAAATGAACCAAAAGGCAGTTTTTCAAATAGGGCAAGGGGATACTATGTGGTTTAATATTAGGAAAGATGTCCATCAGAGTTACCAAGAACAGAGCAAGTTTTTTGGACCCCATGGTCCCTACCTGGAGAAGCTGCAGCATCTAAAACAACATCAGAGGCAGCCAGCAGCACCCAACAGGGACACAACAGGGAGCTTCTCACTGAGAGCTTGAAAGTGAGGGCCTTGCTAGCCCGCAGAAAGactaaagctgagtgcctttaggAAAGAGGCTGGTTTGTAGAATGGGGTGTCCTTTAGGCATTTATCAGCATGAAAGCatgctcaaggagccctggtggtgtaatggttatgagttgggttgttaactgcacgttccatagttcaaaaccaccagttgcttcttggaaaaaagactaggctttctacttctataaaaagtgatatagttaaagtttattgagccaacctgactgataaagacatgtggggttaattgaagggcaaattcttgggtctcttgcttagtgatggtcagaccaggatgcagctgccttaaccagctccctgctttagcttgcaaggctcacttctgcaAGACATTccgaaggagaagccacatggacctaccccaatgcagccctgggtgctggagcagcctcatggagacccctgccagcactgagatgcttacacgttcactgattcagctttcctcctgcagttggcatcatggtgtgtgttttgtgagatggaggaggactttggggattggtgtcggacatatgggttaatgttggactgtgggcttgggcagcactgtgttgggatgttttcttgatgtgcacttaccctttatataaaactctcacttctacatgagtttctgtggatttgtttctctaaagtacccagactcacacaaagaattacagtcttagaaatccacagggacacttTTACCCTGTCCCTGTCAGATAGGCTCACTATGGGTCAGGATCAAATAAATGGCCATGACTTTGGTTTGGAAAGAGCTTCATAACACTtgcaggagcaaggcagaggtctCGGGCCATGTGGTTGAGGGGCTGAGGACTGACAGAGGTATGTGTATGAACACAGCTGAGAAGAAAATGTCCCGACTGGAAAACTGCTGTATCCTGaccatttctgatcctgacttgtaacctgTTAATTCCCTAAGAAAGCCCATAATTGGGAGAATTATCTGACTTCTGTGTGGCTATGGCAATGGATTATTGAAGCCGAGAAGTAGCGTTTTGTGGAAGGGACAGCTGATGCCGGAAACGGGTAAAGGCAGCTGGAGGGCAGAGGCATGGCTGATCTGTGCTTCCTAGGACTCGCCTGTGGGCTGGTGACC harbors:
- the CHRNB3 gene encoding neuronal acetylcholine receptor subunit beta-3, which codes for MRLPALMWALAVLGASEASELPSIAEHEDALLRHLFQDYQKWARPVLNSNDTIKVRFGLKISQLVDVDEKNQLMTTNVWLKQEWTDHKLRWDPDEYGGIRSIKVPSETLWLPDIVLFENADGRFEGSLMTKVVVKHDGTVVWTPPASYKSSCTMDVTFFPFDRQNCSMKFGSWTYDGTMVDLILINENVDRKDFFDNGEWEILNAKGMKGNRRAGLYSYPFITYSFVLRRLPLFYTLFLIIPCLGLSFLTILVFYLPSDEGEKLSLSTSVLVSLTVFLLVIEEIIPSSSKVIPLIGEYLLFIMIFVTLSIIVTVFVINVHHRSSSTYHPMAPWVKRLFLQKLPKLLCMKDPVDRYSFPDDDESQLVGEANVQEKRKHKPRSDGEEVLVAFLEKAADSIRYISRHVRKEHFISQVVQDWKFVAQVLDRIFLWLFLIVSVTGSILIFTPALKMWLQSYH